In one Silene latifolia isolate original U9 population chromosome 10, ASM4854445v1, whole genome shotgun sequence genomic region, the following are encoded:
- the LOC141609159 gene encoding putative RING-H2 finger protein ATL12, giving the protein MILPMLLESRFFLVFVILISTKLANAQADKLNNTASNFQPSLFVVIGVLSFMFSLTFILLLYAKMCYREPTAIHIQNPNQNNPNRGMFGIQTRFSGLDIDVVEALPFFRFSSLKGAKQGLQCSVCLAEFEDIEILRLLPKCKHGFHIECIDQWLENHSTCPLCRQKVSIEDINKLIYSSNSMRLIVEGKSSLEEASLSNLEIFIEREDDERSSRFNIGDSFRRIFNANKKEEVIKPMELGENFNLHRLNHQIVVSDVVFKNRWSDVSSSDLMFLNSEMLGIMSSDRISSSNMLGGKNYGNHSSSTMSIKEEMERKIMLDQKFGQLKRCSSNSSLKIETGFDDSVQIKSDHSRIRAMSEITAVSRFKDLRSMKNKLRQCLKEPDNCSNDENVRDDEIKRRRKWFPIAKRTVQWFANRENYRFQHEQNQPSRSTGQILDV; this is encoded by the coding sequence ATGATTTTACCAATGTTGTTAGAATCGAGATTTTTCTTAGTGTTTGTGATCTTAATCTCAACAAAATTAGCTAATGCTCAAGCTGATAAACTAAACAATACAGCATCAAACTTCCAACCAAGCTTATTTGTTGTAATTGGAGTGCTTTCCTTCATGTTTTCCCTAACATTCATCCTCCTACTCTACGCGAAAATGTGTTACCGAGAACCAACCGCGATTCACATACAAAACCCCAACCAAAACAATCCTAACAGGGGAATGTTTGGCATACAAACAAGGTTTTCAGGGTTAGACATAGATGTAGTAGAAGCACTTCCCTTCTTTAGGTTCTCCTCTCTTAAAGGAGCTAAACAAGGCCTACAATGTTCGGTATGCTTGGCCGAGTTTGAAGATATTGAGATTCTTAGATTACTCCCTAAATGCAAACATGGGTTTCACATTGAATGCATTGATCAATGGCTTGAGAATCACTCAACTTGTCCTTTATGTAGGCAAAAGGTTAGTATAGAGGATATTAATAAGCTTATATACTCGAGTAATAGTATGAGGTTAATCGTGGAAGGGAAGTCGAGTTTAGAGGAAGCGTCATTGTCGAATTTGGAGATATTTATAGAGAGGGAAGATGATGAGAGATCATCAAGGTTTAATATAGGAGATAGTTTTAGGAGAATTTTTAATGCTAATAAGAAGGAAGAAGTGATTAAGCCTATGGAATTAGGAGAGAATTTTAATTTGCATAGGCTTAATCATCAAATTGTCGTGTCTGATGTCGTGTTTAAGAATCGTTGGAGCGATGTTAGCTCCTCGGATTTGATGTTCTTGAATTCTGAAATGCTTGGAATTATGTCGAGTGATCGAATTTCTTCCTCAAATATGTTGGGTGGGAAAAACTATGGAAACCATAGTAGTAGTACTATGAGCATAAAGGAAGAAATGGAGAGGAAAATTATGCTTGACCAAAAATTTGGTCAACTTAAGAGGTGTAGCTCAAATTCCAGCTTGAAAATTGAGACGGGTTTTGATGATTCGGTGCAAATCAAATCGGATCATTCAAGAATAAGGGCAATGTCAGAGATTACAGCTGTTTCAAGGTTCAAGGATTTGAGGAGTATGAAGAATAAGCTTAGACAATGTTTAAAAGAACCTGATAATTGTTCGAATGACGAAAATGTTAGAGATGATGAGATTAAGAGGAGAAGAAAATGGTTTCCTATTGCTAAAAGAACAGTTCAATGGTTTGCTAACAGGGAAAATTACAGGTTTCAGCACGAGCAGAATCAACCGTCTCGGAGTACAGGTCAGATATTGGATGTATAG